The Hippocampus zosterae strain Florida chromosome 20, ASM2543408v3, whole genome shotgun sequence genome contains a region encoding:
- the pdia4 gene encoding protein disulfide-isomerase A4 isoform X2, translating to MSKTALLLIVLLAVAHLTIVCRCEDEEYEDGEDDSDEEEGGDEEDDTEVKEENGVLVLTDGNFDTFMEGKDTVLIEFYAPWCGHCKQFAPEYEKIAQTLKENDPPIPVAKVDATEAKDLGSRFEVSGYPTIKILKRGQPVDYDGDRTQKAIVARVQEIAHPDWKPPPEATLVLTKDNFDETVNNADIILVEFYAPWCGHCKRLAPEYEKAAKELSRRSPPIPLAKVDATVENEVASRFDVSGYPTLKIFRKGKAFEYNGPREQHGIVDYMSEQAGPPSKQVQAAKQVQELLKDGDDVVIVGIFSSERDAAYETYIEACNSLREDFTFRHTFSAELAKLLKASPGHVVVTQPERFRSKYEPASHALLVQDSTSVSDLQEFFKKHANPLVGHRKPSNDAKRYAKRPLVVVYYGVDFSFDYRKATQFWRSKVLEVAREHPEYTFAIGDEEDYAEELKSLGLSESGEEVNVGILAEGGKKFAMEPDEFDSDVLREFVMAFKKGKLQPIIKSQPVPKNNKGAVKVVVGKTFDEIVMDPQKDVLIEFYAPWCGHCKKLEPEFLALGKKYKAEKNLVIAKMDATANDVPNDEYKVEGFPTIYLAPSDGKHKPVKFESGDRTVDALSQFLEEHATKLTHARDEL from the exons ATGAGCAAGACTGCGTTGCTGCTCATTGTGCTCCTCGCCGTTGCCCACTTGACGATTGTATGCCGATGTGAAGATG AAGAATACGAGGATGGGGAGGACGACAGCGACGAAGAGGAGGGAGGTGACGAGGAGGACGACACTGAAGTCAAAGAGGAGAATGGAGTGCTGGTTCTTACCGATGGCAACTTTGACACGTTCATGGAGGGCAAAGACACCGTGCTCATTGAGTTCTATGCGCCATG gtGCGGCCACTGTAAACAGTTTGCACCAGAGTACGAGAAGATTGCGCAGACCCTAAAGGAGAACGATCCCCCCATCCCAGTGGCGAAAGTGGATGCCACCGAGGCCAAGGACCTGGGGAGCAGGTTCGAGGTGTCGGGCTATCCCACCATCAAGATCTTGAAGAGAGGCCAGCCTGTGGACTACGATGGAGACCGGACGCAGAAGG CTATCGTGGCCCGTGTCCAAGAGATCGCGCACCCTGACTGGAAGCCTCCACCTGAGGCCACGCTGGTGCTGACCAAGGACAACTTTGATGAGACGGTCAACAACGCCGACATCATCCTGGTGGAGTTTTACGCTCCGTG GTGTGGACACTGCAAGCGTTTGGCTCCCGAGTACGAGAAGGCAGCCAAGGAGTTAAGCCGGCGCTCGCCGCCCATCCCCCTGGCCAAAGTGGACGCCACGGTGGAGAACGAGGTGGCCTCCCGCTTCGACGTCAGCGGCTACCCCACCCTCAAGATCTTCAGGAAGGGCAAAGCGTTTGAGTACAACGGGCCCAGAGAGCAGCACG GCATCGTGGACTACATGAGCGAGCAGGCGGGGCCTCCCTCCAAGCAGGTGCAGGCCGCCAAACAAGTGCAGGAGCTTCTGAAAGACGGCGACGACGTGGTCATCGTTGGCATCTTCTCCAGCGAGCGGGATGCGGCGTACGAGACCTACATCGAGGCTT GCAACTCGCTCAGGGAAGACTTCACCTTCCGTCACACCTTCAGCGCCGAGCTGGCCAAGCTGCTCAAAGCCTCGCCCGGTCACGTGGTCGTCACTCAGCCAGAAAGGTTCCGCTCCAAATATGAGCCGGCCTCCCACGCTCTCCTGGTCCAG GACTCCACATCGGTGTCGGATTTGCAAGAGTTCTTCAAGAAGCACGCGAACCCTTTGGTGGGCCACAGAAAGCCGAGCAACGATGCCAAGCGCTACGCTAAAAGGCCGCTCGTCGTTGTGTACTACGGAGTCGACTTTAGCTTCGACTACAGGAAAG CCACACAGTTCTGGAGATCCAAGGTGCTGGAAGTGGCCCGGGAGCACCCCGAGTACACGTTTGCCATCGGTGATGAGGAAGACTACGCGGAGGAGCTGAAGAGCCTGGGCCTCAGCGAGAGCGGCGAGGAAGTCAACGTCGGCATTCTGGCCGAGGGCGGTAAAAAGTTCGCCATGGAGCCCGACGAGTTTGACTCTGACGTGCTGAGGGAATTTGTTATGGCTTTCAAAAagg GAAAGCTGCAGCCCATCATCAAGTCGCAGCCCGtgcccaaaaacaacaaaggagcGGTGAAGGTCGTGGTGGGAAAGACCTTCGACGAGATCGTCATGGACCCCCAGAAGGACGTCCTCATCGAGTTTTACGCGCCTTGGTGCGGACACTGTAAAAAACTGGAGCCCGAGTTCTTGGCCCTGGGCAAGAAATACAAAGCCGAGAAGAACTTGGTGATCGCCAAGATGGACGCCACCGCTAACGACGTTCCAAACGACGAGTACAAAGTGGAAGGCTTCCCCACGATATACTTGGCCCCGAGCGACGGGAAACACAAGCCCGTCAAATTTGAAAGCGGCGACAGAACAGTGGATGCCTTGAGTCAATTCTTGGAAGAGCACGCCACAAAGTTGACACACGCACGAGATGAGCTTTGA
- the phldb2b gene encoding pleckstrin homology-like domain family B member 2 isoform X1, with translation MMTEVACPASIMDSEMMSQPESDQIPPVEHKSAPLDLIDTGKGLKVQTATPHLVSLGSGRLSVAITLLPLKEGVTRIGREDAPIPQDITIQGPGIEAEHCLIFNEGGVVTLDPRGHLCSLDGVQVTVPTPLTQGYSLCLGKSYFFRFNHPEEASRMKSMLPQKSPVSALAYNTDYLKFSSDYSRAVVGGPGSARGMRSASELRDLMDTLQRKKKALENSLRANGNSEPSYLGVTQSPPTTPITSLSSSSGHQDQARRFYGADRPPASTKSAPPPSPSRRSDHSSVLSRSSIARNSGAGESRRLHNSGSSPLLSTWHGRGSSASAGDSLLLSLPPASSSSRPPSNGGAVSMPSSPRLGRRSYGNQEAAPSGRTRKYSAGSLNAPVGIGHSRSLPRLCPSPSPRDNNNGILTLSALQPHRSDTHKLSKDHHNNNNNSNARLDLNHNSGNSGRQLSNRNGVHAASQGAGLVSISLSSLKLPSCNGVTSSSAASPPDLTIPSKAGGSSSSPRVAKKLSLTSASTGAPELEPPFGERAKPWADPEATLGFGRSESRSSFGKAGVTPPGGFRERRGSISSLNGKEELSGYHHHQKEERLREQEVERLERQRLETILSLCSELDQDGGGSLTNPATAVADLQKINQELQKLQLNDDDDDAASVFSGSSLLNGLVPENGYYDADPAVRQRRGSCTRDGGADSPAVSLRSSAPSPSPQINQARDDALHRYGQEARPSQEEMRRVEEERIRVLNNMEQLEQKIKELDNQMEESAREVEVERALVEAERESELAALQREKEALDTLGNKITDMEAKSQHEKDKACELLQAEKGRVERLAHIVYEQRSLLDSCPEATKEPLREQLARDCEVLETETKRFEDLEFQQLERESRQDEEKETQTQELLREIADYQRSTVTRKERLSILKQQEADITQQAEREKESFLKERSNLEVMLQREKENLAPLDRKYADLTGGQTYTLREHFRLLEERKRSDKDGGAHLSDTLPRKKATSATMAQYSSATLGRSFPTKAHPPLVQSTSCGSILPRILSLSSKETESRRLQKGHPSSRASSQTNVYLDAFDYRDNQAFDTMSVDSTDSIETSISACSPDNISSASTSNVAKIEEMERLLREAQAEKNRLLEHKEREMEIRTQALDEEKKRREELEKLLQEETSRRQKLIDREVKLREKQRVQSRPLTRYLPVRKDDFDLRAHIESAGHSADTCFHLSISEKTCRGYLIKMGGKIKTWKKRWFVFDRNRRTLSYFADKHEAKLKGVIYFQAIEEVYYDHLKNAHKSPNPSLTFSVKTHDRVYYMVAPSPEAMRIWMDVIVTGAEGYTQFML, from the exons GTTATTCCCTGTGTCTCGGTAAATCCTACTTCTTCCGGTTCAACCATCCCGAGGAGGCAAGCAGAATGAAGAGCATGCTGCCACAAAAGAGCCCCGTCTCCGCCCTGGCATACAATACAG ACTATCTGAAGTTCAGCAGCGATTACAGCCGCGCTGTGGTCGGCGGGCCCGGCAGCGCACGGGGCATGCGCTCGGCCTCCGAGCTCCGCGATTTGATGGACACGCTGCAGCGCAAGAAGAAAGCGCTGGAAAACAGCCTGAGGGCCAACGGCAATAGCGAGCCGTCGTACTTGGGCGTGACGCAG TCTCCGCCCACCACACCCATCACATCGCTCTCCTCGTCATCAGGCCACCAGGATCAGGCGCGACGTTTCTACGGTGCTGATCGTCCCCCTGCGTCGACGAAATCCGCGCCCCCTCCTTCCCCGTCTCGGCGTTCGGACCACTCCTCTGTGCTGTCGCGTTCCTCCATCGCTCGCAACTCGGGCGCCGGCGAGAGCCGACGTCTCCATAACTCGGGCTCTTCGCCGTTATTGTCAACGTGGCACGGCAGGGGCTCGTCTGCGTCTGCCGGCGATAGCTTACTGCTTTCGCTTCCTCCCGCCTCGTCGTCATCCCGCCCGCCATCGAACGGGGGCGCCGTCAGCATGCCTTCGAGCCCCCGCCTCGGGCGACGCAGCTACGGCAACCAAGAAGCCGCGCCGAGCGGTCGAACGCGGAAATATTCCGCCGGATCTCTCAATGCCCCGGTGGGAATCGGGCACAGCCGCTCGCTGCCTCGCCTGTGCCCGTCCCCGTCGCCCCGAGACAACAACAACGGCATCCTGACGTTATCCGCCTTGCAGCCGCATCGCTCGGACACTCACAAACTGAGCAAGGAccatcacaacaacaacaacaactcgaACGCCAGGCTCGATCTCAACCACAACTCCGGTAACTCCGGCCGGCAGCTCTCAAATAGGAACGGGGTCCATGCCGCGAGTCAAGGGGCGGGGCTCGTGTCTATCTCGCTCTCCTCCCTCAAGCTGCCCTCCTGCAACGGCGTCACTTCCTCCTCCGCCGCATCTCCGCCTGACCTCACAATCCCATCCAAGGCGGGAGGCTCATCGTCGTCGCCTCGCGTGGCCAAGAAACTCAGCCTGACTTCCGCCAGCACCGGCGCCCCTGAACTAGAGCCGCCGTTCGGGGAAAGGGCGAAACCTTGGGCGGACCCGGAAGCGACCCTTGGCTTCGGACGCAGCGAGAGTAGGTCATCGTTCGGGAAAGCAGGAGTGACCCCGCCGGGCGGCTTCAGGGAAAGACGGGGGAGCATCAGCTCGTTGAACGGGAAGGAGGAACTGAGCGGCTACCATCATCATCAAAAGGAGGAGCGACTCCGTGAGCAGGAGGTGGAGAGACTG GAACGTCAGCGTCTCGAGACCATCTTGTCCCTGTGCTCGGAGCTGGACCAGGATGGCGGCGGCTCACTTACAAATCCAGCAACCGCTGTGGCAGACCTCCAAAAGATCAACCAGGAGCTGCAGAAGCTCCAGCtgaatgacgacgacgacgatgcgGCCTCGGTTTTCTCTGGCTCCTCGCTCCTTAACGGACTTGTTCCGGAGAACGGCTACTACGATGCAGACCCGGCGGTCCGACAGAGGCGCGGTAGTTGCACTCGAGACGGCGGGGCGGATTCGCCGGCTGTTAGTCTGCGCAGCTCCGCCCCATCGCCCTCGCCTCAGATAAACCAG GCACGCGACGATGCGCTCCACCGCTACGGACAGGAAGCCAGGCCCTCGCAGGAGGAAATGAGGAgagtggaggaggagaggatcCGAGTCCTCAACAACATGGAGCAGCTTGAGCAGAAAATTAAAGAGCTGGACAACCAGATGGAGGAGTCTGCCCGAGAG GTGGAGGTAGAGCGAGCTCTCGTCGAGGCGGAGCGGGAGTCCGAGTTAGCTGCCCTTCAGCGGGAAAAAGAGGCCCTGGATACACTTGGCAACAAGATCACTGACATGGAGGCCAAATCTCAGCATGAAAAAGACAAG GCGTGCGAGTTGCTGCAGGCAGAAAAGGGCAGAGtagagagattggctcacattgTGTATGAGCAGCGCTCCCTGCTGGACAGCTGCCCCGAGGCCACCAAGGAGCCCCTGCGGGAGCAGCTAGCCAGG gaCTGCGAAGTACTTGAGACGGAAACAAAGCGCTTTGAGGACCTGGAGTTCCAGCAgctggagagagagagcaggCAGGACGAGGAGAAGGAGACCCAGACACAAGAACTTCTCCGAGAAATCGCCGACTATCAACGGAGCACCGTGACCCGCAAG gagcgACTGTCGATTCTGAAGCAACAGGAGGCAGACATTACTCAACAGGCGGAGCGAGAGAAAGAAAGCTTCCTGAAGGAGAGGAGCAATCTCGAAGTCATGTTACAACGG GAGAAAGAAAATCTTGCGCCTCTTGATCGGAAATATGCTGACCTTACCGGTGGACAAACCTACACGCTGAGGGAG CATTTCCGGCTGCTGGAGGAGAGGAAGCGCTCTGACAAAGATGGCGGAGCTCATCTCAGTGACACGTTACCCAGGAAGAAGGCCACATCCGCCACCATGGCCCAGTACTCCAGTGCAACACTTGGACGGAGTTTCCCGACGAAG GCCCATCCACCGTTGGTCCAGAGCACGAGCTGTGGCAGCATTCTTCCCAGAATTCTCTCCTTATCCAGCAAGGAAACGGAAAGCAGACGCCTGCAAAAAG GTCATCCGAGCTCTCGAGCGTCATCCCAGACGAACGTCTACCTCGACGCCTTCGACTACCGTGACAACCAAGCCTTTGACACAATGAGCGTGGATAGCACGGACTCCATTGAGACCAGCATCTCTGCATGCTCTCCTGATAACATCTCCAG TGCGAGTACTTCAAATGTAGCCAAGATAGAGGAGATGGAGCGTCTGCTGAGAGAAGCCCAGGCGGAAAAGAACCGACTCCTTGAGCACAAG GAGCGAGAGATGGAAATTCGAACGCAAGCGCTGGATGAGGAGAAGAAGAGGCGGGAGGAACTGGAGAAGTTGCTCCAGGAGGAGACCAGCAGGCGGCAGAAGCTCATCGACCGTGAGGTGAAACTACGAGAGAAGCAGCGAGTGCAG TCCCGACCGCTCACACGCTACCTACCGGTGCGAAAGGACGATTTTGACCTGCGGGCTCACATTGAGTCGGCGGGCCACAGCGCCGACACCTGCTTCCACTTGTCCATCTCGGAAAAGACGTGCAGAGGCTACCTGATCAAGATGGGCGGCAAGATCAAGACCTGGAAGAAGCGCTGGTTCGTCTTTGACCGCAATCGACGGACGCTCTCCTACTTCGCGG ACAAACACGAAGCCAAGCTGAAAGGCGTGATCTACTTCCAAGCCATTGAAGAAGTCTATTATGACCACCTGAAGAATGCGCATAAG AGCCCCAACCCCTCCCTCACCTTCAGCGTCAAGACTCACGACAGGGTCTACTACATGGTGGCCCCTTCCCCTGAAGCCATGAGGATCTGGATGGACGTCATCGTTACAGGCGCTGAAGGATACACGCAATTCATGTTGTAG
- the LOC127592935 gene encoding LOW QUALITY PROTEIN: TLC domain-containing protein 4-B-like (The sequence of the model RefSeq protein was modified relative to this genomic sequence to represent the inferred CDS: inserted 1 base in 1 codon) → MDPFSQLIVTISVSSFFTFQWLFHKVSPXLSARVSPGFLGLSDKQKVEWNSRTVSTLHALLVGIFCLYILFFDAAVNEDPVWGDPTLVKTNVAITTGYLISDLLLIFYYWKAIGDKFFVVHHLAALYAYYYVLGQGMLPYFANFRLLAEFSTPCVNQRWFFEVLGYPRTSRPNMANGVAMAAVFFMVRVAIMPLYYGRMYAVYGTEAFYLLPRGGRLAWICSSICLDVMNVMWMRKIARGCYKVLQSARRAKDGAAPHENGKVD, encoded by the exons ATGGACCCCTTCAGCCAACTTATCGTCACCATCTCGGtgagcagcttcttcactttccAGTGGCTCTTCCACAAAGTCAGTC GGCTGTCGGCGCGCGTCAGCCCGGGCTTCCTCGGCCTCAGCGACAAGCAGAAGGTCGAATGGAACTCCAG gacagTATCGACTCTTCACGCACTGTTAGTGGGAATCTTCTGTctttatattttgttctttgatGCCGCCGTCAACGAAGACCCAGTCTG ggGAGATCCTACTCTCGTGAAGACTAATGTTGCTATCACAACGGGCTACCTCATATCTG ATCTGTTGCTAATATTTTACTATTGGAAGGCGATAGGAGACAAGTTTTTTGTAGTGCACCATCTGGCAGCGTTGTATGCTTACTACTATGTACTG GGCCAAGGCATGTTGCCTTATTTTGCTAACTTCCGTCTGCTCGCCGAGTTTTCTACTCCTTGCGTGAACCAGCG ctggttcTTTGAGGTTCTAGGTTACCCGAGGACTTCCCGGCCCAACATGGCGAACGGCGTGGCCATGGCGGCGGTGTTCTTCATGGTGCGCGTGGCCATCATGCCGCTCTACTACGGCCGCATGTACGCCGTTTACGGCACGGAGGCCTTTTACCTGCTGCCCCGCGGCGGGCGCCTGGCGTGGATCTGCTCCAGCATCTGCTTGGACGTCATGAACGTGATGTGGATGCGCAAGATCGCCCGAGGCTGCTACAAAGTGCTGCAGTCGGCACGCCGGGCCAAAGATGGCGCCGCGCCCCATGAGAACGGGAAAGTCGACTAG
- the pdia4 gene encoding protein disulfide-isomerase A4 isoform X1 — MSKTALLLIVLLAVAHLTIVCRCEDEEYEDGEDDSDEEEGGDEEDDTEVKEENGVLVLTDGNFDTFMEGKDTVLIEFYAPWCGHCKQFAPEYEKIAQTLKENDPPIPVAKVDATEAKDLGSRFEVSGYPTIKILKRGQPVDYDGDRTQKAIVARVQEIAHPDWKPPPEATLVLTKDNFDETVNNADIILVEFYAPWCGHCKRLAPEYEKAAKELSRRSPPIPLAKVDATVENEVASRFDVSGYPTLKIFRKGKAFEYNGPREQHGRRRRRRTPTMSTRAQSPLCLLAPAGIVDYMSEQAGPPSKQVQAAKQVQELLKDGDDVVIVGIFSSERDAAYETYIEACNSLREDFTFRHTFSAELAKLLKASPGHVVVTQPERFRSKYEPASHALLVQDSTSVSDLQEFFKKHANPLVGHRKPSNDAKRYAKRPLVVVYYGVDFSFDYRKATQFWRSKVLEVAREHPEYTFAIGDEEDYAEELKSLGLSESGEEVNVGILAEGGKKFAMEPDEFDSDVLREFVMAFKKGKLQPIIKSQPVPKNNKGAVKVVVGKTFDEIVMDPQKDVLIEFYAPWCGHCKKLEPEFLALGKKYKAEKNLVIAKMDATANDVPNDEYKVEGFPTIYLAPSDGKHKPVKFESGDRTVDALSQFLEEHATKLTHARDEL; from the exons ATGAGCAAGACTGCGTTGCTGCTCATTGTGCTCCTCGCCGTTGCCCACTTGACGATTGTATGCCGATGTGAAGATG AAGAATACGAGGATGGGGAGGACGACAGCGACGAAGAGGAGGGAGGTGACGAGGAGGACGACACTGAAGTCAAAGAGGAGAATGGAGTGCTGGTTCTTACCGATGGCAACTTTGACACGTTCATGGAGGGCAAAGACACCGTGCTCATTGAGTTCTATGCGCCATG gtGCGGCCACTGTAAACAGTTTGCACCAGAGTACGAGAAGATTGCGCAGACCCTAAAGGAGAACGATCCCCCCATCCCAGTGGCGAAAGTGGATGCCACCGAGGCCAAGGACCTGGGGAGCAGGTTCGAGGTGTCGGGCTATCCCACCATCAAGATCTTGAAGAGAGGCCAGCCTGTGGACTACGATGGAGACCGGACGCAGAAGG CTATCGTGGCCCGTGTCCAAGAGATCGCGCACCCTGACTGGAAGCCTCCACCTGAGGCCACGCTGGTGCTGACCAAGGACAACTTTGATGAGACGGTCAACAACGCCGACATCATCCTGGTGGAGTTTTACGCTCCGTG GTGTGGACACTGCAAGCGTTTGGCTCCCGAGTACGAGAAGGCAGCCAAGGAGTTAAGCCGGCGCTCGCCGCCCATCCCCCTGGCCAAAGTGGACGCCACGGTGGAGAACGAGGTGGCCTCCCGCTTCGACGTCAGCGGCTACCCCACCCTCAAGATCTTCAGGAAGGGCAAAGCGTTTGAGTACAACGGGCCCAGAGAGCAGCACGGTAGGCGGCGTCGGCGCCGCACGCCGACGATGTCGACTCGCGCTCAGTCGCCGCTTTGCCTCCTTGCCCCCGCAGGCATCGTGGACTACATGAGCGAGCAGGCGGGGCCTCCCTCCAAGCAGGTGCAGGCCGCCAAACAAGTGCAGGAGCTTCTGAAAGACGGCGACGACGTGGTCATCGTTGGCATCTTCTCCAGCGAGCGGGATGCGGCGTACGAGACCTACATCGAGGCTT GCAACTCGCTCAGGGAAGACTTCACCTTCCGTCACACCTTCAGCGCCGAGCTGGCCAAGCTGCTCAAAGCCTCGCCCGGTCACGTGGTCGTCACTCAGCCAGAAAGGTTCCGCTCCAAATATGAGCCGGCCTCCCACGCTCTCCTGGTCCAG GACTCCACATCGGTGTCGGATTTGCAAGAGTTCTTCAAGAAGCACGCGAACCCTTTGGTGGGCCACAGAAAGCCGAGCAACGATGCCAAGCGCTACGCTAAAAGGCCGCTCGTCGTTGTGTACTACGGAGTCGACTTTAGCTTCGACTACAGGAAAG CCACACAGTTCTGGAGATCCAAGGTGCTGGAAGTGGCCCGGGAGCACCCCGAGTACACGTTTGCCATCGGTGATGAGGAAGACTACGCGGAGGAGCTGAAGAGCCTGGGCCTCAGCGAGAGCGGCGAGGAAGTCAACGTCGGCATTCTGGCCGAGGGCGGTAAAAAGTTCGCCATGGAGCCCGACGAGTTTGACTCTGACGTGCTGAGGGAATTTGTTATGGCTTTCAAAAagg GAAAGCTGCAGCCCATCATCAAGTCGCAGCCCGtgcccaaaaacaacaaaggagcGGTGAAGGTCGTGGTGGGAAAGACCTTCGACGAGATCGTCATGGACCCCCAGAAGGACGTCCTCATCGAGTTTTACGCGCCTTGGTGCGGACACTGTAAAAAACTGGAGCCCGAGTTCTTGGCCCTGGGCAAGAAATACAAAGCCGAGAAGAACTTGGTGATCGCCAAGATGGACGCCACCGCTAACGACGTTCCAAACGACGAGTACAAAGTGGAAGGCTTCCCCACGATATACTTGGCCCCGAGCGACGGGAAACACAAGCCCGTCAAATTTGAAAGCGGCGACAGAACAGTGGATGCCTTGAGTCAATTCTTGGAAGAGCACGCCACAAAGTTGACACACGCACGAGATGAGCTTTGA
- the LOC127592920 gene encoding alanine aminotransferase 2-like, with translation MSQTDVNGAPRRGKVLTLDTMNPNIKQVEYAVRGAIVQRAVKIEKELREGAKKPFTEVIKANIGDAHAMGQKPITFLRQVLAMCAYPELLKDDGFPTDAKQRARRILEACGGHSIGAYSASQGIECIRRDVSRFIERRDGGVASDPDDVFLSTGASDAIVTMLKLMVSGEGRTRTGVLIPIPQYPLYSAAIADLGGVQISYYLDEDKCWSLDVAELRRALRAAREHCQPRVLCIINPGNPTGQVQSRQCIEDVIRFAKEERLFLMADEVYQDNVYAEGCEFHSFKKVLFEMGPEYSSTVELASFHSTSKCYMGECGFRGGYMEIVNMDPAVKAQLVKLVSVRLCPPVPGQALLDLVVNPPQPDEPSYAGFMKERTAVLDALAKKARMTEQIFNKVPGITCNPVQGAMYTFPRITLPPKAIDKAKEEGQAPDMFYCMRLLEEEGICLVPGSGFGQREGTFHFRMTILPPAEKLELVLQKISAFHQRFTKEFS, from the exons ATGTCACAGACGGATGTCAACGGGGCGCCTCGCAGGGGCAAGGTGCTCACTCTGGACACGATGAACCCCAACATCAAGCAGGTGGAGTACGCCGTTCGAGGGGCCATCGTGCAACGGGCGGTGAAGATCGagaaggagctcagagag GGTGCCAAGAAACCTTTCACGGAAGTCATCAAGGCCAACATCGGCGACGCTCACGCCATGGGCCAGAAGCCCATCACGTTTCTCCGACAG GTTCTGGCAATGTGCGCTTATCCCGAGCTCCTCAAGGACGACGGCTTTCCAACGGACGCCAAGCAACGGGCGCGGCGGATTCTTGAGGCCTGCGGAGGCCACAGTATAG GTGCGTACAGCGCCAGCCAGGGCATCGAGTGCATCCGTCGGGATGTGTCGCGTTTCATAGAGAGGAGAGACGGCGGCGTCGCATCCGATCCGGACGACGTCTTCCTTTCCACCGGGGCCAGCGACGCCATCGTG ACCATGCTCAAGTTGATGGTGAGCGGCGAGGGTCGTACCCGCACGGGAGTGCTGATCCCCATCCCGCAGTATCCGCTGTACTCGGCCGCCATCGCCGACTTGGGCGGCGTGCAGATTAGTTACTACTTGGATGAGGACAAGTGTTGGAGCCTGGATGTGGCCGAGTTGCGAAGGGCCCTGCGAGCGGCGAGGGAGCACTGCCAGCCCCGCGTGCTCTGCATCATCAACCCCGGAAATCCCACtg GTCAAGTCCAGAGCAGGCAGTGCATTGAAGACGTGATCCGCTTCGCAAAAGAGGAGCGCCTCTTCCTCATGGCCGATGAA gtctacCAGGACAACGTGTATGCCGAAGGCTGCGAGTTTCACTCCTTTAAGAAGGTGCTCTTTGAGATGGGACCAGAGTACTCGAGTACTGTGGAGTTGGCCTCTTTCCACTCCACCTCCAAATGCTACATGGGAGA GTGCGGATTCCGCGGAGGCTATATGGAGATCGTTAACATGGACCCGGCGGTGAAGGCCCAACTTGTCAAGCTGGTGTCGGTGCGCTTATGCCCCCCCGTGCCCGGGCAGGCCCTCCTGGACTTGGTGGTGAATCCCCCTCAGCCCGACGAGCCCTCCTACGCCGGCTTCATGAAG GAACGTACTGCGGTGCTGGACGCCTTGGCCAAGAAGGCCAGGATGACCGAGCAGATTTTCAACAAGGTGCCCGGTATCACGTGTAACCCCGTGCAGGGCGCCATGTACACTTTCCCCCGCATCACTCTGCCACCAAAGGCGATCGACAAGGCTAAG GAGGAAGGCCAAGCGCCTGACATGTTTTACTGCATGAGGCTGCTGGAAGAGGAGGGCATCTGTCTGGTACCAGGTAGCGGCTTCGGGCAAAGAGAGGGAACGTTCCATTTCAG GATGACCATCCTACCCCCGGCTGAGAAATTAGAGCTTGTACTGCAGAAGATCAGCGCCTTCCACCAGCGCTTCACTAAAGAGTTTTCTTAA